The sequence TATGGGATATTTGGACCTACGAATCGGATGTTCGTCTCATGACGGAAATACCTCGAATCATCGCTTCGAAGACGGGTATCtgatatgattgatatgtcagcttgagtCCAATCTTGAGTAGAAGAAAGAGCTTACACCTGAATATACACTAGCATAGACTTTTGCCTGAGCCGTTCCACCAGGTTGAGGCGAGCCATTCGGTCCTTGGCCCATCACATTTCCGAATACATTTTGATGCTGTTGTTGTAGCTGTTGAGCAGGTGTGAGATGTTGGCTTTGACCGttagaggaggaggacgtcgttggaggaggtggttGCATActctgctgttgttgctgggCAGGGCCAAGTCGcggttgaggtggtggtggctgTTGGGAATGCAAGTGGGCAGGTAAAGTATGTAACGGTGCGGGTGTCTGCTCGAGGGCACcagaaggtgataaggagGGTAGTaatgatgagtgagaagGTGTAGCCGGAGGCTGATTATGATTGGAAGAGCTACAATGAGGGATCGAATCAGCTCGGACAAGAAAGGATGGATCGGGATGCGAATAGAACGATCAGACATACCTTGAAGCTTCCATGATGGTATAGTAGCCGATCAAGACTTATGTACGAGGGGGTGAACAGACAAGACACAGCTggaagatgtatatgatcACCTATCTCTTCTGGATTGgactgaggatgaggaatgagaatgagaaagagtACGGTATAAGGTAGGTAGGACGTGTATGGAGAATGAAGATTCATGTCGACGATTCAAGCGCGTTGCGTTGCGCGTTTTACTGGGAGCTACGCGTATGTAGATGTAGTGTCCGTACATTTGATATGTAGGGTAATTTGACAATTCACTGAAAAATCAGGAAAAGAGGAGGCGAGCTGAATGTGGCACCCCGTCGCAACAAAAGGGGAGGAGGAAATAAATGACAGTAGTTCGTGTAAATTTCAGATGGAGGACGTCCACTGGGCTACTTGGCTGCAAATAATTTTAGGATCGTCTGCTTGACTCTGCATCTCTACCTTGCTCAACTCGATAGCATACTTATGCCCTGACCAGCTTCCGATCAGCATGAGCGCAgaagcttcttcctcggGGATAAgcaagaaatccaagaaaaACAAGAGCAAAGCTGTCGAAGCCTCGAACGGCGATGGTGATGTTCAAGAAGTAGATAAAAACAAGAGACATAGGAAGGACAAGCGTGAGTATATACCCCTTACTGCAatatccatctccatcttaGGAAGCTTTAAGCGTTTTATTGACTGTAtgtccaatcatcatcgtagcATGGGACACCGACGAGATAGATCATTGGGCAATCCCTCAATTCACCGCACCCTCAGCGACGGAGCACAAACCATTCTTAGAGGAATCATCTTTCGCCTTGTTATTCCCCAAATATCGAGAACCGTACTTACGTTCGATCTGGTCGAATATCACTTCAGAGTTGGATAAATATGGTTTAGCATGTGAACTCGATTTGGTACAGGGTCAAATGACGGTTAAGACCACGAGGAAAACTTGGGATCCGTATATCGTTTTGAAAGGGAGAGATCTTTTGAAATTGTTAGCTAGGGGTGTGAACGCGCCTCAGGTGAGTAACAACCTTCCATTCATACTAGATGTAGGTTTAACAGAGGTATCACCTTTATTGATTGTGTTTCATGAAATCTAGGCAATTAAAATCCTTCAAGATGGTATAGCATGcgatatcatcaagatcGGTGGATTGGTAAGGAACAAGGAGAGGTTCGTTAAGAGGAGACAGAGGCTTGTCGGACCCAATGGAAGTAccctgaaggtgagttacacTAAATATACCCGTAAACGAAAGTATAATTTGTGAATGCTAATGTTCATGGCTTTGCTTCCTAGGCAATCGAGCTTCTCACAGAATGTTATGTCCTCGTCCAAGGAAACACCGTCTCAGCCATGGGTACATTCAAGGGCTTGAAAGAAGTAAGAAGAATCATCATAGATTGTATGAACAATATACATCCTATTTACAGGATCAAGGAATTGATGATCCGAAGAGAATTGGCTAAAGATCCCAAGTTGGCCAATGAAAGTTGGGATAGATTCTTACCTAGTGAGTGACATACCACTGAGAATGATGTGTAATCCACCTCGAATAGCAACGGAGCACAAGGAATTAAAACCATGCTGTTATTCCACTTTCGCAGAATTCCAGAAGAAACATCTCTCAACATCCGAAAAAACGGCCAAGAAAAACGCTTTACTCGACCGTCAagcagaatcatcatctacccTCAACCCCAATTCCATCCCTGtcacttctacctctacTACTACTGGTACTACTGTGGTAGACGATAAACCCAAGAGAACGCCTTTCccaagtaagaagaagacatACACACCTTTCCCACCGCCTCAACAACCATCCAAATTGGATCTTCAACTCGCTTCAGGAGAATATTTCTTGAAACCCCGTGAGAAGGAGGcaatggagaagaggaaaaaggcAGAAAAGCAGATGGAAGTTTCTGCTCAGAGGAAggcagagagggaagaagcgTTTATTGCTCCTCCtgaaaagagggaagaaggggttgaggaaaggaggaagaagaggaagagagctAAAGCTGAGGATTTGATGTAATTAATACTTACTGTTAATGGTTTTGAGTCATGTATATTggatatatatgttgatTGTCCAAGAACTATCCTATCCAGCGAAGATTTGCTTTCAATGTGATCATTACCTTTCCGTCTAGTTGGTATAGTTGAGTGACGATAGCAGATAGGTCGAAGTTCACAGAtatcatcttttcattcaCGAGTCTAGTCGAAATGATAAAATCCATCTCAAAATGCATGGTATCATGAGAATACACTTGGATATGTTCTCCTTTGTATCGTATCCAACGATTAAAGGGTTTGGTGTCTCATCTCTCTAACAATACAACATGATCTACTAATAATACTTTGACCATACAGATGGGTTCAGAGGGTATCTATCGTAATTTAAACGAAATAAGATGGTGTTTGCTAATTGTAACATATGAGTTAGCTCAAACCATTGAGTGTAAGATTAAGACAAAGACTATGTAGAACCAACTaaccatcctcctcaacgCTGGGTTCTTCATATCCGTATCATTCTCCCTAGCCGCCCCATAAACTTTGAAATCCATcttaccattctcatcaacctGCATGATCGACGCGGAATTACCACATCGATAGCAGTAATTAGGAGCTGACCAGACGGTAACCAAGGAATCGTCAAACATGTGTTTGTAGCCTTCTTGAACTAGTTGATGGGCTCTTGCTATTAAGGAGAGCGAGTTGACGTGGTTGAACTATAGTAACAGGATAGTATATAAGCCCAAGTCAAGTATGCTTGTATTGCATAACAaagaattgaaattgaaaaatTTCATGGTCCACAATACAAGGAGAGCAGTGGGTGAGAATAGAGTAGGTTACATACCTCCGCAGTGACTTTTCCACCAAATAACCATCCTGCACCTCTAGGACTGACAGACCACGATTCGACTTCATCAGGATCCGACCACATGAGATCTATCAAACATATACTCAAGTTAGCCAACGAATTCTCCCACACCAATATGATCGGAAATGAACATGGGGAATTGGGATATGTACTTACCACAGAAGGCTCCTTCGTGAGGTACTTCCTGAGCTCTCGGTATTATTCTGATTTGATCTAAAGTCTTGATATCCGGTGATAATCCCCCATGTACACACAGTATGGACGAGTCGATGATCTATCATATAGATCGCATATCAGTATCTGTATGATGAGTACTGTTTACTTTCTGAGGACTGAAGGACTGGACTATTCTCGTATATATGGAACGGAATTGACTTACAGCTGCTAAATTCAAATGATCAAAAAGCACACAACAGGCTTTCCATACCGATGGATTACCATATTTCTGCATACATTCGTCTATAAATATCGCACGCATCAGCTTGGTTTACGATGTTAACTGGCCAACATGTAGCTGACTCACCGTAAAATCCATACACCTGTGTGATCTGACGGGATTCATGATTACCTCTTAACAACGTTATCTTATCCGGATACCTATATCGTTGATACGTATCAGCCAAGGCTCGCCTGCACGGTTTTTTATCCCCGCATGAGCTGATCGATGTGAATATGGACTAACCTAGCTTTGTATGCTAGTAATAACGACAATGTCTCAAGAGAGTAATAACCTCTATCTACAAAATCACCCTATAAAGTATCAAGAAAAAAGACAATGTTAGCTGCAATCATTCCTATGTCAATGCCTGCTCGGAAGAATCATGACCTCGGTATATTCAAAACTTCCTCCACCGATCGCACCACGACCCCAACCTCGTGTCTCTAAAGCAAGGCTGAGTGTCGGCCTGCTATCAGGCACTTGTAGTGCCACGGTGGATGCACCCAGCTGGAGAAGTGGTCCAAGTCCATCGTACGAATGACAAATCGGTCTCCTCATCTTGACCAGTTTTCGATGATGTTTTCTACATCTACCTTACATACACTTCCCCTGTATTCCTTTTTACCCATGGAAATAGGCGAAACAACGTATACGGCTTAACAATCGTACTCACCATAAATATATAACTAGTCTCTGGCGCTTCACCACCCTGTCTGAAAATCTCCAACACATCCCAAAATTGACCATGTATATCCCCACATATCGTCACCGGTGACTGAACGAGGTGAACATTACTTTCTTCAAGCAGCAAATCTCGGACTCGAGCGCAGAGGAGTTTCATCTGACGTTCAGGGAGGTGTTTACATTGTCGAATCTATTACAATTCACGGATATCAGATGAGGTGAAGATTGACATCAGGTAGGTAAGTAGGTGGGGAACTACTTACATGGGCTATCCattgatctggatctgatgatattCCAGTCATCTCTGCTTAATCCGAATGAGGATTCCGAGGTTCTTAGGGGTATGTATAGTCTTTATCAATacctttttcctttttctacGTTTTGACGTTGACTTTGGAGTTGACCGGGTGAGTTTATATCACTGCCAGTTTGGTTGTTCCTGCAATTCCAACTTTGGTATTCCGCCAATTCGGTCGTAAATGAGTCAATGACTAACCTGTGGTATAGTCTATATGCTAAAATGATGGTGTCGCTGTGAATTCCTCGATTTATCTTTGGATCATCTCTGTTTCTTATGAGATTACATGATCATGCAAGTCACTCGATGCAAGTTCGGAGATACCCATCATCCATGGATCCAACCACAATGACGTGGCAATTGTTCATATAACCTTGACACCTCCATTTACCCGTCTACCAGTGACAAGTACGAGTAACTTCATGACCTCTAAACCTCTTCAACTACTTTCCCAGCTTATACACTTTACTACACCACCCTCACACCATGTCAGACGCAGCCTCAAGAGCAGCAGCTAGGAAGGCCAAAATCCTCGCTAGGGGAAATACAGGATTGGCGAAATTGGCTCAGACGGCGAGGggagaagaagctcaagCGTTGTACgctgatgattgtgagtCAATCTAACTTCTGTAGTATTTCGGATGTCCAATTGTACCAATTCATAATATAATGTCGGTCTCGACATACTGCTGTGATGCTAAAGATTCTCAAAGCCTATATTGACTAACTCGCAATTATGTTTGTTTACTCATACTAGTCAAACcatctccttccccttcGTCAACCCCTCGAACCGAAactcctcctccacctcctgttACCAGTacgtcttcatcatcgacatcagccAAACCCACTTCCAAACCATCATGGGCACCTCCCTCCGACTCCACACCTATATCTTCTCGTAACAACCCAAATCCAATTGCCAACCTCACGCCAGAACAGCAAGCCATGTCGGCTCAATTGGAAGCTATGATGTCCATGTTCGGTGGAGGTCCAGGTGCAACCGGCGCACCCGGTGCAGATGGAGAAATGCCAGATATGTCCAGGCTATTACAATCTATGATGGGTGGATTTACCCCAAATGGAGAGGGTAATGGCAGTCAGAGATTATTAGGTGATTTAGATGATCCTGCTGGTTTAGGTGGTTCAGGCTCAGGTGGATTACCACCGAATCTAttcggaggaggaggaggggaaggtgGGGATATGCCATTCCCTTTTCCAGGTATAGATGGTATGGGCTTAGGAGGACCTACGAAAAAGACTAAATCTGAGAAATACTTCCCCCTAATTCATTTTATTTCAGTGGTGGTATTATCGATATTTACGATTATATGGTGGGAACCCAAAATCAAGAAGGAGACTAGTCTGTTGACTGCCatagaaggtgattgggtgaagagatGGAGTGGATTGGGATATAGAGGGATAGGTAAATTTGGTAATGTAGAAGTTGTTGTGAGTTTTCTTTCCTTACTatacatcctcatctcaaTTAAATCAATTCAATTATGATTCACGAATGACTGACGTTTCACATTTTCTTTTCCAATTGACATAGCCTATATTCTGGGCTTTCACGACTCTCGAATTGATCTTACAAACCAGTAGATTCATgatattcaaggtgagtgatccacCATTGGTGTATATTCTGTCGAAGCCAACCCGCATAATCGAAGATAGACATCAATCGCTAATGTATCTCatatcttgttcttgttaGTCCCCTCCACCCCCTCATTCACTCATATCCAACTTCCTACCACTCTTACCTCCCAAGATCTCTCGACCTATCTTGACTATCTCCCGATACCTTTCGTTGATCTTACAGACTTACA comes from Kwoniella mangroviensis CBS 8507 chromosome 2, whole genome shotgun sequence and encodes:
- a CDS encoding serine/threonine-protein phosphatase 6 catalytic subunit, with translation MTGISSDPDQWIAHIRQCKHLPERQMKLLCARVRDLLLEESNVHLVQSPVTICGDIHGQFWDVLEIFRQGGEAPETSYIFMGDFVDRGYYSLETLSLLLAYKARYPDKITLLRGNHESRQITQVYGFYDECMQKYGNPSVWKACCVLFDHLNLAAIIDSSILCVHGGLSPDIKTLDQIRIIPRAQEVPHEGAFCDLMWSDPDEVESWSVSPRGAGWLFGGKVTAEFNHVNSLSLIARAHQLVQEGYKHMFDDSLVTVWSAPNYCYRCGNSASIMQVDENGKMDFKVYGAARENDTDMKNPALRRMQTPSYFV